A single window of Eucalyptus grandis isolate ANBG69807.140 chromosome 1, ASM1654582v1, whole genome shotgun sequence DNA harbors:
- the LOC120288084 gene encoding disease resistance protein RUN1-like isoform X2: MAASSNMERNYHVFLSFKATDVRRGFLGHLYAALDQRGIYTFVDSEELRKGEEISLMLMRAIEESRIAIIIFSEDYASSPWCLEEAVKIMECRERMGLMVVPFFYKVEPREVRGGRESYGRAMAKHESKFGKDSEKVKRWKKALFEAGSLFGWELNARNEAELIQCIVKELSIHLNRTPLHVANYPVRIDSQVRQIISSSKKESDNDDVLMIGLWGPGGIGKTTIAKALYNAMERQFQGCSFLEQVREKSNQSDGLVTLQKDLLFEIMVHPLTICSVAGGISLIQERLCCKKVLLVLDDVDHMNQLNALAGKGNWFGKGSRIIVTSRDKQLLTSHGINCVYEIQTLGCHEAQYLFSLYAFPNSKSVEIRRDLIDKALHYADGLPLALEVLGSFLRGRKESAWESTLHKLSKIPEPTINRVLKISFDGLENNEREIFLDIACVFKGKNIEYIKEVLDSCGFHTAIGIDILIERSLIKNQHETLQMHDLIQSMGQDIVNEACRDDPRKRSRLWLLEDVEDIFCCNTGVDAVEAIVLNLPPPEAIIISPNTFTNMKKLRILILLEVHISSQAQVRLPNKLRWLEWPNAPNLEFGSGLNKLVRLDVPKSHIKQLGGNSQNFRKLKSINFSECKSLVSIHDLSSAPNMEKLILNGCEGLVEVHPSVGDLVKLEVLSLRGCFNLRKFPNTLKTKSLQTLELCDCSKLEKFPNIDGKMEHLEVLPLYGTAITELPTSIENLVSVKRINLSFCENLMRLPSQIYKLKNLEGFYLEGCSNLITFPKNMEDSIDPDGCLGFRKLVSLKLERCNLSEVEFLESFSSFPKLKYLQLQYNKFAALPTCINKYYRLECLYVDGCELLQEIPQLPPNIELLSADGCKSLQKLPDLWETAKDGR, from the exons ATGGCTGCTTCTTCGAATATGGAAAGGAattaccatgtgttcctcagtTTCAAAGCGACAGATGTCCGCCGAGGCTTCCTCGGTCATCTCTACGCGGCTCTGGACCAGAGAGGAATATACACTTTTGTGGATAGTGAGGAGCTTAGGAAAGGAGAGGAAATATCACTGATGCTCATGAGGGCAATCGAGGAATCACGCATCGCGATCATCATTTTCTCTGAGGACTATGCCTCCTCGCCGTGGTGTTTGGAAGAGGCTGTGAAAATCATGGAGTGCAGGGAGCGAATGGGCCTGATGGTGGTCCCATttttttacaaagtggaaccaaGAGAAgtaagaggagggagagagagttatGGGAGAGCTATGGCTAAGCATGAGTCCAAGTTTGGTAAGGATtcagagaaagtgaagagatggaagaaggcTCTCTTTGAAGCCGGTAGCTTGTTTGGGTGGGAGTTGAATGCCAG AAATGAAGCGGAGCTCATACAATGCATAGTAAAGGAATTATCAATTCATCTCAACCGGACGCCTTTACATGTCGCTAATTATCCAGTCAGAATAGATTCCCAAGTTCGACAAATTATATCGTCGTCAAAGAAAGAGTCAGATAATGATGATGTTCTCATGATAGGTTTATGGGGGCCTGGAGGCATAGGGAAGACAACAATTGCGAAGGCCTTATATAATGCTATGGAGAGACAATTTCAGGGTTGTAGTTTTTTGGAGCAagttagagaaaaatcaaaccaaagcgATGGCCTTGTTACTTTACAAAAGGATCTTCTATTTGAGATCATGGTTCATCCTTTAACGATCTGCAGTGTCGCTGGAGGAATTAGTTTGATACAAGAAAGACTATGTTGCAAGAAGGTTCTCCTGGTTCTCGATGATGTTGACCATATGAATCAACTGAATGCATTAGCTGGAAAAGGCAATTGGTTTGGAAAAGGAAGTAGAATCATTGTTACATCAAGAGATAAACAATTGCTGACTTCTCATGGCATAAATTGTGTGtatgaaattcaaactttaGGATGCCATGAAGCACAATATCTCTTTAGTCTGTATGCTTTCCCAAATAGCAAGAGTGTTGAAATAAGAAGGGATCTCATAGATAAAGCACTGCATTATGCCGACGGACTTCCATTAGCCCTCGAAGTGTTGGGCTCCTTCTTACGTGGAAGAAAGGAATCTGCATGGGAAAGTACGTTGCATAAACTCTCCAAAATTCCTGAACCAACTATCAATCGAGTTCTCAAGATAAGCTTCGATGGATTGGAGAACAATGAGAGGGAGATTTTCCTCGATATTGCTTGTGTCTTTAAGGGGAAAAATATAGAGTACATCAAGGAAGTTCTTGACAGCTGTGGTTTTCACACAGCCATAGGAATAGATATTCTCATTGAAAGGTCCTTGATAAAAAACCAGCATGAGACCttgcaaatgcatgatttgattcAGTCGATGGGTCAAGATATTGTTAATGAAGCATGTCGTGATGATCCTAGGAAACGCAGCAGATTATGGCTTTTGGAAGATGTTGAGGACATTTTTTGTTGCAACACG GGGGTGGATGCAGTAGAGGCCATAGTATTGAACTTGCCCCCACCAGAAGCAATAATCATCAGTCCTAATACTTTCACGAATATGAAAAAGTTGAGAATACTCATTTTGCTCGAAGTGCATATCTCTTCACAAGCTCAAGTACGTCTCCCTAACAAGCTAAGATGGCTTGAATGGCCCAATGCCCCAAATCTAGAATTTGGCTCTGGTCTAAATAAACTCGTGAGACTCGATGTCCCAAAAAGTCATATCAAGCAATTGGGGGGCAACTCTCAA AATTTTAGAAAGCTGAAGTCCATCAATTTCAGTGAATGCAAGTCCCTGGTTAGTATTCACGACCTATCATCGGCTCCAAATATGGAGAAATTGATTCTTAATGGGTGTGAAGGCTTGGTGGAGGTTCACCCATCCGTTGGAGATCTTGTCAAGTTGGAAGTTTTGTCGCTAAGAGGGTGCTTTAATCTTAGAAAGTTTCCTAACACGCTGAAGACTAAATCTCTTCAAACCCTTGAGCTCTGTGATTGCTCTAAACTTGAGAAGTTCCCAAATATAGACGGAAAGATGGAACATTTGGAAGTACTTCCTCTATATGGTACAGCTATTACAGAACTCCCTACAtcaattgaaaatcttgtctctGTGAAgcggataaatttatcattttgcgAAAACCTCATGAGGCTTCCGTCGCAAATTTATAAGTTGAAAAATCTCGAGGGCTTTTATCTTGAGGGCTGCTCAAATTTAATCACGTTTCCAAAAAACATGGAGGATTCAATTGATCCTGATGGCTGTCTGGGATTCCGAAAACTAGTGTCCCTGAAACTTGAGCGGTGCAATCTATCAGAAGTAGAGTTCCTTGAGAGTTTTTCCAGTTTTCCAAAATTGAAGTATCTACAACTTCAATATAACAAGTTTGCTGCTTTGCCAACATGCATCAACAAGTACTATCGTTTGGaatgcttgtatgttgatggaTGCGAGCTACTACAAGAGATTCCTCAGCTTCCACCAAATATTGAGCTACTATCAGCAGATGGTTGCAAATCTCTGCAAAAACTCCCAGATTTGTGGG AAACTGCCAAAGATGGAAGATAA
- the LOC120288084 gene encoding disease resistance protein RUN1-like isoform X1, which produces MAASSNMERNYHVFLSFKATDVRRGFLGHLYAALDQRGIYTFVDSEELRKGEEISLMLMRAIEESRIAIIIFSEDYASSPWCLEEAVKIMECRERMGLMVVPFFYKVEPREVRGGRESYGRAMAKHESKFGKDSEKVKRWKKALFEAGSLFGWELNARNEAELIQCIVKELSIHLNRTPLHVANYPVRIDSQVRQIISSSKKESDNDDVLMIGLWGPGGIGKTTIAKALYNAMERQFQGCSFLEQVREKSNQSDGLVTLQKDLLFEIMVHPLTICSVAGGISLIQERLCCKKVLLVLDDVDHMNQLNALAGKGNWFGKGSRIIVTSRDKQLLTSHGINCVYEIQTLGCHEAQYLFSLYAFPNSKSVEIRRDLIDKALHYADGLPLALEVLGSFLRGRKESAWESTLHKLSKIPEPTINRVLKISFDGLENNEREIFLDIACVFKGKNIEYIKEVLDSCGFHTAIGIDILIERSLIKNQHETLQMHDLIQSMGQDIVNEACRDDPRKRSRLWLLEDVEDIFCCNTGVDAVEAIVLNLPPPEAIIISPNTFTNMKKLRILILLEVHISSQAQVRLPNKLRWLEWPNAPNLEFGSGLNKLVRLDVPKSHIKQLGGNSQNFRKLKSINFSECKSLVSIHDLSSAPNMEKLILNGCEGLVEVHPSVGDLVKLEVLSLRGCFNLRKFPNTLKTKSLQTLELCDCSKLEKFPNIDGKMEHLEVLPLYGTAITELPTSIENLVSVKRINLSFCENLMRLPSQIYKLKNLEGFYLEGCSNLITFPKNMEDSIDPDGCLGFRKLVSLKLERCNLSEVEFLESFSSFPKLKYLQLQYNKFAALPTCINKYYRLECLYVDGCELLQEIPQLPPNIELLSADGCKSLQKLPDLWGQLSHTLSVSLASCCELFRKGVNMDDVANVSLLEKLPKMEDKVDIDLIGREMPKWILPCEEDSISFMVPWDLYDKVKGLAFCVVLSPEEGKVVRYSCKYTIVVNGQWVQRGTRYFHAIESDHVWLSCRLMSFKDGLPKDWSHFQVCLIAEKGSIKKRGFRLICEQKEDDLRVVFPAPSVDINKVKCFGKTRKKIIQ; this is translated from the exons ATGGCTGCTTCTTCGAATATGGAAAGGAattaccatgtgttcctcagtTTCAAAGCGACAGATGTCCGCCGAGGCTTCCTCGGTCATCTCTACGCGGCTCTGGACCAGAGAGGAATATACACTTTTGTGGATAGTGAGGAGCTTAGGAAAGGAGAGGAAATATCACTGATGCTCATGAGGGCAATCGAGGAATCACGCATCGCGATCATCATTTTCTCTGAGGACTATGCCTCCTCGCCGTGGTGTTTGGAAGAGGCTGTGAAAATCATGGAGTGCAGGGAGCGAATGGGCCTGATGGTGGTCCCATttttttacaaagtggaaccaaGAGAAgtaagaggagggagagagagttatGGGAGAGCTATGGCTAAGCATGAGTCCAAGTTTGGTAAGGATtcagagaaagtgaagagatggaagaaggcTCTCTTTGAAGCCGGTAGCTTGTTTGGGTGGGAGTTGAATGCCAG AAATGAAGCGGAGCTCATACAATGCATAGTAAAGGAATTATCAATTCATCTCAACCGGACGCCTTTACATGTCGCTAATTATCCAGTCAGAATAGATTCCCAAGTTCGACAAATTATATCGTCGTCAAAGAAAGAGTCAGATAATGATGATGTTCTCATGATAGGTTTATGGGGGCCTGGAGGCATAGGGAAGACAACAATTGCGAAGGCCTTATATAATGCTATGGAGAGACAATTTCAGGGTTGTAGTTTTTTGGAGCAagttagagaaaaatcaaaccaaagcgATGGCCTTGTTACTTTACAAAAGGATCTTCTATTTGAGATCATGGTTCATCCTTTAACGATCTGCAGTGTCGCTGGAGGAATTAGTTTGATACAAGAAAGACTATGTTGCAAGAAGGTTCTCCTGGTTCTCGATGATGTTGACCATATGAATCAACTGAATGCATTAGCTGGAAAAGGCAATTGGTTTGGAAAAGGAAGTAGAATCATTGTTACATCAAGAGATAAACAATTGCTGACTTCTCATGGCATAAATTGTGTGtatgaaattcaaactttaGGATGCCATGAAGCACAATATCTCTTTAGTCTGTATGCTTTCCCAAATAGCAAGAGTGTTGAAATAAGAAGGGATCTCATAGATAAAGCACTGCATTATGCCGACGGACTTCCATTAGCCCTCGAAGTGTTGGGCTCCTTCTTACGTGGAAGAAAGGAATCTGCATGGGAAAGTACGTTGCATAAACTCTCCAAAATTCCTGAACCAACTATCAATCGAGTTCTCAAGATAAGCTTCGATGGATTGGAGAACAATGAGAGGGAGATTTTCCTCGATATTGCTTGTGTCTTTAAGGGGAAAAATATAGAGTACATCAAGGAAGTTCTTGACAGCTGTGGTTTTCACACAGCCATAGGAATAGATATTCTCATTGAAAGGTCCTTGATAAAAAACCAGCATGAGACCttgcaaatgcatgatttgattcAGTCGATGGGTCAAGATATTGTTAATGAAGCATGTCGTGATGATCCTAGGAAACGCAGCAGATTATGGCTTTTGGAAGATGTTGAGGACATTTTTTGTTGCAACACG GGGGTGGATGCAGTAGAGGCCATAGTATTGAACTTGCCCCCACCAGAAGCAATAATCATCAGTCCTAATACTTTCACGAATATGAAAAAGTTGAGAATACTCATTTTGCTCGAAGTGCATATCTCTTCACAAGCTCAAGTACGTCTCCCTAACAAGCTAAGATGGCTTGAATGGCCCAATGCCCCAAATCTAGAATTTGGCTCTGGTCTAAATAAACTCGTGAGACTCGATGTCCCAAAAAGTCATATCAAGCAATTGGGGGGCAACTCTCAA AATTTTAGAAAGCTGAAGTCCATCAATTTCAGTGAATGCAAGTCCCTGGTTAGTATTCACGACCTATCATCGGCTCCAAATATGGAGAAATTGATTCTTAATGGGTGTGAAGGCTTGGTGGAGGTTCACCCATCCGTTGGAGATCTTGTCAAGTTGGAAGTTTTGTCGCTAAGAGGGTGCTTTAATCTTAGAAAGTTTCCTAACACGCTGAAGACTAAATCTCTTCAAACCCTTGAGCTCTGTGATTGCTCTAAACTTGAGAAGTTCCCAAATATAGACGGAAAGATGGAACATTTGGAAGTACTTCCTCTATATGGTACAGCTATTACAGAACTCCCTACAtcaattgaaaatcttgtctctGTGAAgcggataaatttatcattttgcgAAAACCTCATGAGGCTTCCGTCGCAAATTTATAAGTTGAAAAATCTCGAGGGCTTTTATCTTGAGGGCTGCTCAAATTTAATCACGTTTCCAAAAAACATGGAGGATTCAATTGATCCTGATGGCTGTCTGGGATTCCGAAAACTAGTGTCCCTGAAACTTGAGCGGTGCAATCTATCAGAAGTAGAGTTCCTTGAGAGTTTTTCCAGTTTTCCAAAATTGAAGTATCTACAACTTCAATATAACAAGTTTGCTGCTTTGCCAACATGCATCAACAAGTACTATCGTTTGGaatgcttgtatgttgatggaTGCGAGCTACTACAAGAGATTCCTCAGCTTCCACCAAATATTGAGCTACTATCAGCAGATGGTTGCAAATCTCTGCAAAAACTCCCAGATTTGTGGGGTCAGCTCTCCCACACCTTGTCTGTTAGCTTGGCTTCATGTTGTGAATTATTCCGCAAAGGGGTCAATATGGATGATGTGGCTAATGTGTCATTACTcgag AAACTGCCAAAGATGGAAGATAAAGTCGACATTGACTTaattggaagagagatgccTAAATGGATTCTCCCTTGTGAAGAGGATTCCATATCTTTCATGGTTCCCTGGGACTTGTATGACAAGGTCAAAGGACTAGCATTCTGTGTTGTTCTCAGCCCGGAGGAAGGAAAAGTGGTCCGTTATTCATGTAAATACACGATAGTTGTTAATGGCCAATGGGTGCAAAGGGGCACGAGATATTTTCATGCGATAGAATCTGACCATGTGTGGCTTAGTTGTCGGTTAATGAGTTTTAAGGATGGACTACCAAAGGATTGGAGCCATTTCCAAGTTTGCCTCATAGCAGAGAAAGGAAGCATAAAGAAGCGTGGATTCCGTCTAATATGCGAGCAAAAGGAGGATGATCTGAGGGTGGTGTTCCCAGCACCATCAGTGGATATAAACAAAGTGAAGTGTTTTGGGAAGACTCGGAAGAAGATAATTCAATAg